The proteins below come from a single Thalassotalea ponticola genomic window:
- the nhaC gene encoding Na+/H+ antiporter NhaC: protein MSEKTPITSPSLLDAVTPIFAMIVFLCAGVFYFGDSSSSGPNQIGLLMATGVALLIGFKNGYRWQAMEKAIIKGISISLGAVMILLVVGSLIGTWLLAGTVPTLIYYGLTVLNPSYFYAATCIICGIVAMSIGSSWTTAATVGVALLAVGDGLGLSPAITAGAIISGAYFGDKISPLSETTNLAPAVAGSELFAHIRYMLWTTIPSIVTALILFLLLGISADVSQNTDNAMQMKQVLSQHFDISVFNLLPLVVLLALAIKKVPAFLSVAIGAIVGAIWAVIFQQDVISALAGDSKSLVEANITVVWTAFFDGVAFSTGNANIDSLLSRGGMSGMLNTVWLIICALTFGAVLEHLGILQRLMTAILSGVRSVGGLISSTVGTCIATNLVAADQYMGIVMPGRMFKQEYQRRGLHPLVLSRTLEDSGTLTSPLIPWNSCGAYMYGVLAVNPLEYAMYAFFNLINPILAIVYASIGFKIKTLGQDLISPKQTTSIATGVASQN, encoded by the coding sequence ATGTCTGAAAAAACACCGATTACCTCGCCCAGCTTATTGGATGCGGTGACGCCTATCTTTGCAATGATTGTGTTTTTATGTGCAGGGGTATTTTATTTTGGCGATAGCTCTTCTAGCGGTCCTAATCAAATCGGTTTGTTAATGGCCACGGGCGTGGCGTTGTTAATCGGTTTTAAAAACGGTTATCGTTGGCAGGCAATGGAAAAGGCAATTATCAAAGGTATATCGATTTCACTTGGTGCCGTGATGATCTTGTTAGTGGTTGGCTCACTAATTGGTACATGGTTATTAGCCGGTACAGTTCCTACGCTAATATACTATGGCTTAACGGTGCTCAATCCGAGCTACTTTTACGCGGCAACGTGCATAATCTGTGGCATTGTGGCGATGTCTATCGGTAGCTCTTGGACCACGGCGGCAACAGTAGGTGTTGCCTTATTAGCGGTAGGTGACGGTTTAGGGCTATCACCAGCGATAACCGCTGGCGCAATTATTTCAGGTGCCTATTTTGGTGATAAAATCTCACCTTTATCAGAAACCACAAATTTAGCGCCTGCCGTAGCCGGCTCAGAGCTATTTGCGCATATTCGCTACATGTTATGGACAACAATACCATCAATTGTCACCGCGTTGATTCTGTTCTTGTTACTGGGTATAAGCGCCGATGTCAGTCAAAATACTGATAATGCGATGCAAATGAAGCAGGTATTATCTCAGCACTTTGACATCAGTGTATTCAATTTACTTCCCTTAGTTGTATTGTTGGCATTAGCGATTAAGAAGGTACCTGCGTTTTTATCCGTGGCAATTGGTGCAATCGTTGGTGCTATATGGGCGGTTATTTTTCAGCAAGATGTCATTAGCGCGCTAGCGGGCGATTCTAAATCGCTGGTTGAAGCCAATATCACCGTTGTTTGGACGGCGTTTTTTGACGGTGTTGCGTTTAGCACGGGTAACGCAAATATTGATAGTTTGTTAAGTCGTGGCGGCATGTCAGGTATGTTAAACACGGTGTGGTTAATTATCTGTGCCTTGACCTTTGGTGCCGTGCTAGAACACTTGGGGATATTACAACGTTTAATGACGGCTATTCTATCAGGTGTACGATCGGTTGGTGGGTTGATTTCCAGTACCGTCGGTACCTGTATCGCCACCAACTTGGTCGCCGCTGATCAGTACATGGGCATTGTAATGCCGGGACGCATGTTTAAACAGGAGTATCAGCGTCGGGGCTTACATCCGTTAGTGCTATCTCGAACCCTTGAAGACTCAGGTACGTTGACCTCACCCTTGATCCCGTGGAACAGTTGTGGTGCGTACATGTATGGTGTACTGGCGGTTAATCCGCTTGAGTACGCCATGTACGCATTTTTTAACTTAATCAATCCTATTTTAGCCATTGTTTATGCCAGCATTGGTTTTAAGATAAAAACACTGGGCCAAGATTTGATCTCGCCAAAACAAACAACCTCAATTGCCACCGGCGTTGCATCACAAAATTAG
- the prc gene encoding carboxy terminal-processing peptidase produces the protein MRKVCRLALAISLAVTAWSGAAETQTVTMKDLPELAQEKQHEKASKRISATFARQHYKKFAFDDALSAEVYDHYLTQLDYARNVFLQSDVDGFARYKNQFDDMVTSGDLALAYEMYNLSVKRRFERYQYALSLLDKEFDFSVDESYQFDREDMPFAKSREELDELWRKRVKYDALNLKLAGKSWDDIQKVLTKRYNYAMKRLSQSEPEDVFQVVMNSFSRTVEPHTSYLSPRNAERFQMEMNLKLEGIGAVLRIEDDVTVIQSIVTGGPADKSNKLKPKDKIIGVAQGDESFVDVVGWRLDEVVDLIKGPKGTTVRLQVEKGEDSPVIDTVSIVRDTIKLEDRAAKAEIYDQGDKKLGVITIPSFYNKLSSDVAQELAKLKEQNVQGVIVDLRGNGGGSLVEATLLTGLFIDQGPVVQVRDGANRVEVNKDNDGISYYDGPLTVMVDRYSASASEIFAAALQDYGRALIIGEHTFGKGTVQQHRRLGRVYDLYDNPLGSIQFTIAKFYRINGGSTQHKGVVPDIQFPSAIEPSEWGESREENALPWDKIDKASYSKLDDYSDEISYLQSLHAERIKSNEEFNYLLEDIAYYRENKDKQTVSLNYLERKAEREESQEKRLKRANLRLKAQGKETVASVDDIPEALSEIDPFLDEAANITMDFIEVGRLAKK, from the coding sequence ATGAGAAAAGTGTGTCGATTAGCCCTTGCCATATCGTTGGCTGTTACTGCATGGTCAGGCGCCGCAGAAACCCAAACAGTCACCATGAAAGACTTACCTGAGTTGGCTCAGGAAAAGCAGCACGAAAAAGCAAGTAAGCGAATATCGGCCACTTTTGCTCGACAGCACTACAAGAAGTTTGCCTTTGATGATGCCCTTTCGGCAGAGGTCTATGACCACTATCTCACTCAGCTAGACTACGCGCGAAACGTTTTTCTGCAATCTGATGTTGATGGCTTTGCACGCTACAAAAATCAATTTGATGACATGGTGACTTCAGGCGACTTGGCGCTAGCGTATGAGATGTACAATTTAAGCGTCAAACGTCGCTTTGAGCGCTATCAATATGCCTTGTCATTACTGGATAAAGAGTTTGATTTCTCGGTTGATGAATCGTATCAATTTGACCGCGAAGATATGCCGTTTGCCAAGTCGCGTGAAGAGCTCGACGAGCTTTGGCGCAAACGGGTGAAATACGATGCGTTAAATTTGAAACTAGCAGGCAAAAGTTGGGACGATATTCAAAAAGTTTTAACCAAGCGCTATAACTATGCGATGAAGCGGTTGAGCCAAAGTGAACCTGAAGATGTGTTTCAAGTGGTTATGAATTCGTTTTCACGCACCGTTGAACCGCACACCTCATACTTGTCACCACGTAATGCTGAGCGTTTCCAAATGGAAATGAATCTCAAATTAGAAGGCATAGGGGCAGTACTTCGCATCGAAGATGACGTTACGGTAATTCAAAGCATTGTCACCGGTGGTCCGGCTGATAAGTCGAACAAACTGAAACCCAAAGACAAGATCATTGGTGTTGCCCAGGGCGACGAATCCTTTGTCGATGTTGTTGGCTGGCGTTTAGATGAGGTCGTTGATTTAATCAAAGGGCCCAAAGGCACCACGGTTCGCTTGCAAGTTGAGAAGGGTGAAGACTCGCCGGTCATTGACACCGTGTCCATTGTTCGCGACACCATTAAGTTGGAAGATAGAGCGGCTAAAGCCGAAATCTATGACCAAGGCGATAAGAAACTGGGAGTGATCACCATTCCTAGTTTTTACAACAAATTGTCAAGCGATGTCGCACAAGAGCTAGCTAAGTTGAAAGAGCAAAACGTGCAAGGTGTGATCGTTGACCTTCGCGGTAATGGCGGAGGCTCGTTAGTTGAAGCCACTTTGTTGACCGGTTTGTTTATTGATCAAGGCCCTGTGGTGCAGGTACGCGATGGCGCCAACCGTGTAGAAGTGAACAAAGATAACGATGGCATTAGCTATTACGACGGCCCACTGACGGTGATGGTTGATCGCTACAGTGCATCAGCATCTGAAATTTTTGCTGCCGCATTGCAAGACTATGGTCGCGCGCTGATCATTGGCGAACACACGTTTGGTAAAGGCACCGTGCAACAACATCGCCGATTAGGACGCGTATATGACTTATACGATAATCCATTAGGCTCTATTCAATTTACCATCGCTAAGTTTTATCGCATCAATGGTGGCAGTACGCAACACAAAGGTGTTGTCCCTGATATTCAGTTCCCATCGGCGATAGAACCAAGTGAATGGGGTGAGAGTCGCGAGGAAAATGCATTGCCTTGGGATAAAATTGACAAAGCCTCGTACTCCAAGCTTGATGACTACAGTGACGAAATTTCGTATCTGCAATCACTGCATGCTGAACGGATAAAGTCTAACGAAGAGTTCAATTATTTGCTTGAAGATATAGCCTATTATCGCGAAAACAAAGATAAACAGACGGTATCGCTTAATTACCTAGAGCGCAAAGCTGAGCGCGAAGAAAGCCAAGAAAAACGCTTAAAACGCGCTAACTTACGCTTGAAAGCACAAGGTAAAGAAACGGTTGCGTCGGTTGACGATATTCCTGAGGCATTATCTGAGATTGATCCGTTTTTAGATGAGGCGGCCAATATCACCATGGACTTTATTGAAGTAGGGCGCTTAGCAAAGAAGTAG
- the proQ gene encoding RNA chaperone ProQ translates to METKRITSKEVIAYLAEKFPACFSLQGQAKPLKVGIFQDLADALNDDEKVSKTQLRQALRHYTSSWRYLKSIKVGEQRIDLQGEAVAEIDQDQADYAAKSLKESQEKFSNKTPQDKKEKTAYKGTKQVDKRSEEKAKKFKVGKAKKSSAKAKPAVKLTQADATQLAVGAQVMVQFGNSPIAATITEVAGKDVSVQLVSGMIVKTQADKIFTQ, encoded by the coding sequence ATGGAAACTAAACGTATCACCAGCAAAGAAGTGATTGCTTATTTAGCCGAGAAATTCCCGGCGTGTTTTTCACTGCAAGGTCAAGCAAAACCATTGAAAGTCGGTATTTTTCAAGACTTAGCAGACGCGTTAAACGATGACGAGAAAGTGAGTAAAACGCAGTTGAGACAAGCGTTGCGCCACTACACATCAAGCTGGCGTTATTTAAAATCGATCAAGGTTGGCGAGCAGCGCATTGACTTACAAGGTGAAGCCGTTGCTGAGATTGATCAGGACCAAGCGGATTACGCAGCCAAGTCACTAAAAGAGAGCCAAGAAAAATTTAGTAACAAAACGCCGCAAGACAAAAAAGAAAAAACAGCCTATAAAGGAACTAAACAGGTTGATAAGCGCTCTGAAGAGAAAGCAAAGAAATTTAAAGTTGGTAAAGCGAAAAAATCTTCAGCCAAAGCAAAACCAGCCGTAAAGTTAACCCAAGCAGATGCCACTCAGTTAGCCGTTGGTGCTCAAGTAATGGTTCAGTTTGGCAATTCACCAATCGCGGCGACAATTACAGAAGTCGCTGGTAAAGATGTGTCTGTGCAGTTGGTATCAGGTATGATTGTGAAGACGCAAGCAGATAAAATCTTTACCCAATAA